The Rhizobium etli 8C-3 genome has a segment encoding these proteins:
- a CDS encoding ABC transporter permease, with the protein MDWQFLFETFLSLISAIPLSLELAATSIILGAICALALALCRLSGIPALDWFARSYVFIVRGTPLLVQIFLIYYGLGQFPAVRHSLLWPFLREPYWCAVLALTMNTAAYGSEIIRGGLLSVPFGQIEAARACGMPRMMQFRRILLPLAIRQALPGYSNEMISMVKATSLASIITLMEVTGVAAKIISETYRAIEVFIVAGAIYLAINFLLTRLVHLLEYWLSPHLRQPVPHPAAGLAPAPIEGDAR; encoded by the coding sequence ATGGATTGGCAATTTCTCTTCGAAACCTTCTTGAGCCTCATTTCGGCAATCCCGCTGAGCCTGGAGCTTGCCGCGACCTCGATCATACTGGGGGCAATCTGCGCGCTTGCCCTGGCACTTTGCCGGCTCTCTGGCATCCCCGCTCTCGACTGGTTTGCACGAAGCTACGTCTTCATCGTTCGCGGCACGCCGCTGCTCGTACAGATCTTCCTGATCTACTACGGTCTGGGGCAGTTTCCAGCAGTCCGCCACAGCCTGTTGTGGCCCTTTCTGCGCGAACCCTACTGGTGCGCCGTTCTGGCGCTGACAATGAACACCGCCGCCTATGGCAGCGAGATCATCCGCGGCGGCCTCCTGTCGGTGCCTTTCGGGCAGATCGAGGCAGCCCGGGCCTGCGGCATGCCGCGCATGATGCAGTTCCGACGCATCCTCCTGCCGCTTGCCATTCGGCAAGCGCTGCCCGGCTACAGCAATGAAATGATATCGATGGTCAAGGCAACGTCGCTTGCCTCCATCATAACACTCATGGAGGTAACCGGTGTTGCCGCCAAAATTATCTCCGAGACCTACCGTGCCATCGAGGTCTTCATCGTCGCCGGTGCCATCTATCTGGCAATCAACTTCCTGCTGACGCGGCTGGTCCATCTTCTCGAATACTGGCTGAGCCCGCACCTGCGCCAGCCTGTCCCACATCCTGCGGCAGGCCTTGCCCCCGCGCCCATTGAAGGAGACGCGCGATGA
- a CDS encoding ABC transporter ATP-binding protein, with protein MTAAIPSPSPIALSVKDMHKSFGPVEVLKGISLDAHEGDVVSILGSSGSGKSTFLRCINLLETPNSGVVTVAGETIRMAPDGRGGSRPADRRQVDRIRSQLGMVFQSFNLWSHKSVLENVIEAPIHVQGRPRAECIEEAEALLAKVGIAEKRNFYPAHLSGGQQQRAAIARALAMRPKVMLFDEPTSALDPELVGEVLRVMRALAEEGRTMLVVTHEMGFARDVSSRVVFLHKGLVEEDGKPQEVFSSSKSDRFRQFISK; from the coding sequence ATGACCGCGGCAATCCCCTCCCCTTCGCCGATCGCACTCAGCGTCAAGGACATGCATAAGAGCTTCGGTCCCGTCGAAGTGTTGAAGGGCATCTCCCTCGATGCCCACGAAGGCGACGTCGTTTCCATTCTCGGTTCCTCCGGTTCCGGCAAATCGACCTTTCTGCGCTGCATCAACCTGCTCGAAACGCCCAATTCCGGCGTGGTCACCGTGGCCGGTGAGACGATCCGTATGGCGCCTGACGGCAGGGGTGGCAGCCGTCCGGCCGATCGCAGACAGGTCGACCGCATCCGCTCGCAGCTCGGTATGGTCTTTCAGAGCTTCAATCTCTGGTCCCACAAGAGCGTGCTTGAAAATGTCATCGAGGCGCCCATCCACGTCCAGGGCCGGCCCCGAGCCGAATGCATCGAAGAGGCCGAGGCGCTGCTTGCCAAGGTCGGCATTGCCGAGAAACGGAATTTCTATCCCGCCCATCTTTCCGGCGGCCAGCAGCAGCGCGCAGCCATCGCCCGGGCGCTGGCGATGCGGCCGAAGGTCATGCTTTTCGACGAACCCACCTCTGCGCTCGATCCGGAACTCGTTGGTGAGGTCCTGCGCGTCATGCGAGCGCTCGCTGAGGAAGGACGCACAATGCTGGTGGTCACGCACGAAATGGGCTTTGCCCGCGACGTCTCCAGCCGTGTCGTCTTCCTTCACAAGGGTCTCGTCGAGGAAGATGGCAAGCCGCAGGAGGTGTTTTCCAGTTCGAAATCGGATCGTTTCCGGCAATTCATCAGCAAATGA
- a CDS encoding transporter substrate-binding domain-containing protein, whose translation MKSSSRILVAVCAVTMLAVSTVAHAEEKKWTTVTIATEGAFKPYNFTKPDGTLDGYEIELTKYFCDHMKVECKIVVQNFDGMIPALNAGKFDAIISGMSATAKREEVIAFSDSYGSTGQAFATSKSSDLAHMPEKGQIFSLASDEAGAAAEIDKLKPMLEGKTIGVQTASTAAAFVDRYLKDVVQVREYKTTEEHDLDLKAGRVDLVMASMAYLTTASQKPGNEDMTTTGPRFQGGFLGRGSSVGMRKSDSKLKEEFNKAIAAAKADGTIKTLSEKWFGFDVTPK comes from the coding sequence ATGAAATCTTCCAGTCGAATCCTGGTGGCGGTTTGCGCCGTTACCATGCTGGCCGTTTCGACGGTCGCACATGCCGAAGAAAAGAAGTGGACGACGGTCACCATCGCCACCGAAGGCGCGTTCAAGCCTTACAACTTTACCAAGCCGGACGGCACGCTGGACGGCTATGAAATCGAACTCACCAAGTATTTCTGCGACCACATGAAGGTGGAGTGCAAGATCGTCGTCCAGAACTTCGACGGCATGATCCCGGCACTCAATGCCGGCAAGTTCGATGCGATCATCTCCGGCATGTCGGCAACCGCCAAGCGCGAGGAAGTCATTGCGTTCAGCGACTCCTATGGCTCGACGGGCCAGGCATTTGCAACATCCAAGTCCAGCGATCTCGCACACATGCCCGAGAAGGGCCAGATCTTCTCGCTTGCAAGCGACGAGGCAGGTGCGGCTGCCGAAATTGACAAGCTGAAGCCGATGCTTGAAGGCAAGACGATCGGCGTGCAGACCGCATCGACGGCCGCTGCCTTTGTTGACAGATATCTGAAGGATGTCGTCCAGGTTCGCGAATATAAAACGACCGAAGAGCACGACCTCGATCTCAAGGCCGGCCGTGTCGACCTCGTCATGGCCTCCATGGCCTATCTGACCACGGCATCGCAAAAACCCGGCAACGAAGACATGACAACCACCGGCCCACGCTTTCAGGGCGGCTTTCTTGGCCGCGGCAGCTCGGTTGGCATGCGCAAGAGCGATTCGAAGCTGAAAGAGGAGTTCAACAAGGCGATCGCCGCCGCCAAGGCCGACGGCACCATCAAGACGCTCTCGGAAAAGTGGTTCGGCTTCGACGTAACACCGAAATGA
- a CDS encoding fumarylacetoacetate hydrolase family protein — MSQLLDDASSGGLFVGRVWNPQAAGPAIVTIRDGEIVDITSSQAPTLSALLEKADPTDFVREADGKRLASLEMVAANSTGRPDAARPYLLAPADLQAVKACGVTFAQSMIERVIEEKAAGNPDRAASIRSRVGTLIGGSLANIKAGSAEAAKVKQALIDEGMWSQYLEVGIGPDAEVFTKSPVLSSVGWGADVGLHPISTWNNPEPEIVLAVNSRGEIKGATLGNDVNLRDVEGRSALLLGKAKDNNASCSIGPFLRLFDATYGLEDVRKAELDLKVTGQDGFVLNGKSSMSKISRDPTDLVRQTCGAHHQYPDGFMLFLGTLFAPTQDRDAPNQGFTHKVGDVVEISASGLGTLVNTVRLSTECPPWTFGISALMTNLAARGLLA, encoded by the coding sequence ATGTCTCAGCTTCTCGACGACGCCTCATCAGGCGGCCTGTTTGTCGGCCGCGTCTGGAATCCGCAGGCAGCCGGTCCGGCGATTGTGACGATCCGTGACGGAGAAATAGTCGACATAACGTCCAGTCAAGCCCCGACATTGAGCGCACTTCTGGAGAAAGCCGACCCGACAGATTTCGTGCGCGAGGCGGATGGCAAACGGCTTGCTTCACTCGAGATGGTGGCAGCAAACAGCACCGGCAGGCCGGACGCTGCCCGACCCTATCTCTTGGCGCCGGCAGATCTTCAGGCCGTCAAGGCCTGCGGTGTAACCTTTGCTCAATCGATGATCGAGCGCGTCATCGAAGAAAAGGCTGCCGGCAATCCGGATCGTGCAGCCTCGATCCGCAGCCGCGTTGGCACTCTGATCGGCGGCAGCCTCGCCAACATCAAAGCAGGCTCTGCGGAAGCGGCAAAGGTCAAGCAGGCGTTGATCGACGAAGGCATGTGGTCGCAATATCTCGAAGTCGGCATCGGCCCGGATGCCGAGGTCTTTACCAAGTCGCCTGTGCTTTCCTCCGTCGGCTGGGGGGCCGATGTTGGCCTGCATCCGATTTCGACCTGGAACAATCCGGAACCGGAAATCGTGCTTGCGGTCAACAGCCGCGGCGAAATCAAGGGTGCGACCCTCGGTAACGACGTCAACCTGCGCGATGTCGAGGGCCGCTCGGCTCTGCTGCTCGGCAAGGCGAAGGACAACAACGCCTCCTGCTCCATCGGGCCTTTCCTTCGCCTGTTCGACGCCACCTACGGCCTCGAGGATGTCCGCAAGGCCGAGCTTGACCTGAAGGTCACCGGCCAAGACGGCTTCGTTCTCAACGGAAAGAGCTCAATGTCGAAGATCAGCCGCGACCCGACCGATCTCGTCAGGCAGACCTGCGGGGCTCATCATCAGTATCCGGATGGCTTCATGCTGTTCCTCGGCACGCTGTTTGCCCCGACACAGGACCGCGACGCCCCCAACCAGGGTTTTACGCACAAGGTCGGCGATGTCGTCGAAATCTCCGCATCCGGGCTCGGCACGCTTGTCAATACCGTTCGCCTTTCCACCGAATGCCCCCCATGGACGTTCGGGATTTCGGCGTTGATGACAAACCTCGCCGCCCGAGGGCTGCTCGCCTGA
- a CDS encoding alpha/beta hydrolase family esterase produces MSFRDSPDERLVEIASFGSNPGALKAWLFLPTDMDERAPLVVALHGCTQTAKGYALGSGWSQLAERRGFAVLYPEQQHSNNPNLCFNWFEPADARRGAGEAASISQMVAHVVQSQGIDQNRIFVTGLSAGGAMANAMLSTYPEIFAGGAIIAGLPYGVAANVAEAFAQMQGRNPSNAPKLRSALRRAGHHAGPWPTVSVWHGTHDQTVRPRNADQIVDQWSGVHATGKEPDRMEVVNGHQHKVWLDADGRMVIETYSIKGMAHGLPLAIRGDTSFGRAGPYMLEAGISSTARIARSWGLAFDSDVEATEFVAAEVSGELKLAGNGKRRSPRAGPGDNRVGKIINDALRAAGLLR; encoded by the coding sequence GTGTCCTTTCGAGATTCACCAGACGAACGCCTAGTTGAAATCGCATCATTCGGATCCAATCCCGGCGCGCTCAAGGCCTGGCTGTTCCTCCCCACAGACATGGATGAGCGTGCCCCACTCGTCGTAGCCCTCCATGGCTGCACCCAGACAGCCAAGGGATACGCACTCGGCTCTGGATGGTCGCAGCTCGCTGAGCGGCGGGGATTTGCGGTTCTCTATCCAGAACAACAGCACTCGAACAACCCGAACCTCTGTTTCAATTGGTTCGAGCCCGCAGATGCACGACGCGGTGCAGGCGAAGCCGCATCCATCAGCCAGATGGTCGCACATGTCGTTCAGTCACAGGGCATCGATCAGAACCGGATTTTCGTGACCGGTCTTTCAGCAGGTGGCGCCATGGCGAACGCTATGCTGTCGACCTATCCTGAGATCTTCGCCGGCGGCGCGATCATCGCAGGTCTTCCCTATGGCGTGGCGGCCAATGTTGCAGAAGCCTTCGCACAAATGCAGGGGCGAAATCCTTCGAACGCCCCGAAGCTACGCTCCGCGTTGAGGCGTGCCGGACATCACGCGGGTCCCTGGCCGACTGTCTCGGTGTGGCATGGAACACATGATCAGACAGTGCGACCGAGGAATGCAGACCAGATCGTGGATCAGTGGAGCGGCGTACATGCGACAGGCAAAGAGCCGGATCGCATGGAAGTGGTAAACGGGCACCAGCACAAGGTCTGGCTAGACGCCGATGGGCGAATGGTCATCGAAACCTATTCCATCAAAGGTATGGCCCATGGCCTTCCACTTGCAATCCGAGGCGATACCTCGTTCGGCCGAGCAGGGCCCTACATGCTTGAGGCTGGTATTTCGTCAACGGCGCGCATCGCGCGCAGCTGGGGGCTTGCTTTCGATTCCGATGTCGAAGCAACGGAGTTCGTCGCAGCCGAGGTGTCTGGGGAGTTGAAACTGGCTGGCAATGGCAAGCGACGAAGCCCTCGAGCGGGACCCGGTGACAATCGGGTCGGCAAAATCATCAATGACGCGCTTCGTGCAGCCGGGCTCCTTCGCTAG
- the scpA gene encoding methylmalonyl-CoA mutase: MVKKTTADWAALAQKELRAPPETLTWHTPEGIDVKPLYTAADLEGAGHLDSLPGFEPFVRGPRATMYAGRPWTIRQYAGFSTAEESNAFYRRNLAAGQKGLSVAFDLATHRGYDSDHPRVEGDVGKAGVAIDSVEDMKILFDGIPLNEMSVSMTMNGAVIPILASFIVAGEEQGCSRAELSGTIQNDILKEFMVRNTYIYPPEPSMRIVADIIEYTAKEMPKFNSISISGYHMQEAGATLVQELAFTLADGREYVRAAIAKGLSVDDFAGRLSFFFAIGMNFFMEAAKLRAARLLWTRIMEEFEPKQSSSLMLRTHCQTSGVSLQEQDPYNNIIRTAYEAMSAVLGGTQSLHTNSFDEAIALPTEFSARIARNTQLILSHETGVTKVVDPLAGSYYVESLTKELADKAWALIEEVEALGGMTRAVNEGLPKRLIEEAAARRQAAVDKGDEVIVGVNKYRLENEEPIDILEIDNSAVRAAQISRIEETKRRRDSAKVTQTLTALVEIAHSGKGNLLAAAVEAARARATVGEISDAMRKAFGDHAATPKVIMGVYGEAYRDEPELSVLKSRMSEVSAALGRRPKIMVAKLGQDGHDRGAKVIASAFGDIGFDVLAGPLFQTPEEAAQMAVGENVNVIGVSSLAAGHKTLLPQLVDMLKAKGGGDVIVICGGVIPRQDYQFLADHGVSAVFGPGTNVLDAANSVLDLMQGIRRNQ; this comes from the coding sequence GCCGCCGATCTCGAAGGAGCCGGGCATCTCGATTCCCTTCCGGGATTTGAACCCTTCGTCCGGGGGCCGCGCGCGACGATGTATGCCGGCAGGCCCTGGACGATCCGCCAGTATGCCGGTTTTTCGACGGCCGAGGAATCCAACGCCTTTTACCGTCGCAATCTCGCCGCCGGCCAGAAGGGCCTTTCCGTCGCCTTCGATCTCGCCACCCATCGCGGCTATGACAGCGACCATCCACGCGTCGAGGGTGACGTCGGCAAGGCCGGTGTCGCAATCGACTCGGTCGAAGACATGAAGATCCTCTTTGACGGCATCCCGTTGAACGAAATGTCCGTGTCGATGACCATGAACGGCGCGGTCATTCCGATTCTGGCCTCCTTCATCGTCGCCGGCGAGGAGCAGGGCTGTTCGCGCGCGGAACTCTCCGGGACCATCCAGAACGACATCCTCAAGGAGTTCATGGTCCGCAACACCTATATCTATCCGCCAGAACCTTCGATGCGGATCGTCGCAGACATCATCGAGTATACGGCCAAGGAAATGCCGAAGTTCAATTCGATCTCGATCTCCGGCTATCACATGCAGGAGGCGGGTGCGACACTGGTTCAGGAGCTTGCCTTCACACTGGCTGATGGCCGCGAATATGTCAGGGCGGCAATCGCCAAGGGCCTCAGCGTCGATGACTTTGCCGGGCGTCTCTCCTTCTTCTTTGCAATCGGCATGAACTTCTTCATGGAAGCCGCAAAGCTGCGCGCCGCGCGGCTGCTCTGGACGCGGATCATGGAGGAGTTCGAGCCGAAGCAATCCTCTTCGCTGATGCTGCGCACCCATTGCCAGACCTCGGGTGTGTCGCTGCAGGAGCAGGATCCCTATAACAATATCATCCGCACGGCTTATGAGGCGATGTCGGCCGTGCTCGGCGGCACGCAGTCGCTGCACACCAATTCCTTCGACGAGGCGATCGCGCTGCCGACGGAATTTTCCGCCCGCATCGCCCGCAATACGCAACTGATCCTGAGCCATGAGACAGGTGTCACCAAGGTCGTCGACCCACTCGCCGGCTCCTATTATGTCGAGAGCCTGACGAAGGAACTGGCCGACAAGGCATGGGCGCTGATCGAGGAGGTCGAGGCACTTGGCGGAATGACACGCGCAGTCAACGAAGGCCTGCCGAAGCGGTTGATCGAGGAAGCTGCCGCGCGGCGGCAAGCCGCCGTCGACAAGGGCGATGAGGTTATCGTTGGCGTCAACAAGTACCGCCTCGAAAACGAAGAGCCGATCGACATCCTGGAAATCGACAACAGTGCCGTAAGAGCGGCGCAAATCAGTCGCATCGAAGAGACGAAGCGCCGGCGTGACAGCGCCAAGGTTACCCAAACGCTCACTGCGCTTGTCGAGATCGCCCACAGCGGAAAAGGCAATCTCCTGGCTGCGGCCGTCGAGGCGGCCCGTGCGCGCGCCACCGTCGGCGAGATCTCCGATGCCATGCGGAAAGCCTTCGGCGATCACGCCGCCACGCCAAAGGTGATCATGGGCGTCTATGGCGAAGCCTATCGTGACGAGCCCGAGCTTTCGGTCTTGAAAAGCCGCATGTCGGAGGTCAGCGCGGCGCTTGGCCGCAGGCCGAAGATCATGGTCGCCAAACTTGGCCAGGACGGCCATGACCGCGGCGCCAAGGTGATAGCATCGGCATTCGGCGACATCGGGTTCGACGTGCTTGCCGGTCCGCTTTTCCAGACGCCGGAAGAGGCAGCGCAGATGGCTGTCGGCGAAAACGTCAACGTCATCGGCGTCTCGTCGCTTGCCGCCGGCCACAAGACGCTGCTGCCGCAGCTTGTCGATATGCTGAAAGCAAAGGGCGGCGGCGATGTCATCGTCATCTGCGGCGGGGTCATCCCGCGCCAGGACTATCAGTTTCTGGCTGATCACGGTGTTTCTGCCGTTTTCGGCCCCGGCACGAATGTGCTCGACGCGGCCAACTCCGTGCTGGATCTCATGCAGGGAATCCGGCGCAATCAGTAG